AAAAACCTAAACTGACAGTCTGACACATGATTACAAATTAATATACATTTCTTAATTTGTATATTTAGTTAAGACGTAATGCCGTTTTTAACAAATGGCAGTCttatgtttaaaataatgacagtagTTCAGCTAAGTGCAGTTTAGTTTTGGTTTTCACTGTGAGAGTGAGCATAGAATTCAAAGTAATGAGAGAGTGGGGGCAGGGGAGAGAGCCGTAAACATCTATATGACTGCACAAACATTTATGTGACACAATGATCAAATTATAACTCGATCAACCAACTTCTCTGATCTAACCTGCTAATGTaccgtttaaaaacaaaaatacaaaggcATCGCCCAGCCCTAAGCTAAAGAtggaaaggacaaaaaaaaaaaaaaaaagcacaaaggtCGCTCTTACGTTTTTCTGCTGCGTCACCTATGATGATCTTTCCACCTCTCTTGCTGGTCTTTTCCACGGACAGTGCCGTGCTGAGGCCTTGCTCGTGCTTCCCGAGGCCCTGGCCTTCTTTGAAGCCATATTTCTGCATAATCTTATGGGCCACTGTGCCTCTGCAGGAGAAGGAGAATTAATGAAACATTCAGCTATACAGTACATATAAACATGATATACAACTGATTAACTGTAGTACTTAACTTGAAGTACTTTTTATTCAAGCAGAAATAAATGAACTATATAAATCTACTTGTTGTGTAATATAAGCACCCACCCCATGTTAGCAAGGAAGGAGCTGGTCGGTCCAGGTGGTGAGCGGGGCCGGTCTGAGTCTTCATACATAGGTGGAGGGATGGCCGCCTTTGAGCCTCTGGCAGGACGGCCCTCATCTTCATAGGAAAATGAAGAGCCtgagatcacacacacaaacagaaaatggctGATGATTTATAATGCAGTAACAAAGGGCTCAACTGCAATGTCAACATGCATTCAAAGTAAACTTTAGGCATATAAAGGTGACCTATTATGGTCATTTGAAGCGCCACATCTTTATTTGGagctgcatgattcacagttagATGGGGGTTGGTAAATACAGCTATATTCATCCTGTCTGAAACCATGTTTTAGTTCCTCTTCCTTTAACTTTAACACCACCATCATTCCATTTCCTCGACAGGCCGCCCTGTAGTAACCTGAGACAAACATACACGATATTGCCAAAGGCATTCACTTAACAACCGCTGACCCCGCTCTCTGATTTTACATGACCTGCTGCTTCATGTCTGAGTTGTTGTCATTTTCAATCGTTTCTACTTGGTTATAATACTACTAACAGATGACTGTGGAAGATTTAGCAGTGAAGAAATTTCATGACTAGACTTGTTGCTATCCTATCACAGTACCACACTGGAATTCACTAAGCTCCTGAGAGCAATCCATTGACCCACAAAcatttgtagaagcagtctgaaTGCCTGCATGCTTGATTTTATCCACTTTGGCCGTGAGTGAGTGGGTGAGGAAGCACTTTTGGAATTACAGTATATGATATCCACTCTTACTGCCATTATATGGTTCTAGGAGCAGAAAGAAATGAGCATTCAGAAGTCTGAAAGCTAAATTTTTGTACtgtgttaaagttaaaaaaacttaaaatgcagTGTGGCAGTACACACTGGCTGCCTTGTGTCCCGTTCTCTGtcgagatgatcccacactgcttcaataaggTTGAGGTTTAGGCTTTGAGGAGGCCAATTCATGAGTGATAGTGTTCCAGCATATCCAGGTGTGCCTTTATCTATCCAGTAAAAACATACCTTTATCTACCAATGCGTGTAAACACACTATTAATGTGTGCTAtcatgctgaaaaacaaagccaCTCCCAATCAGATACTTCTCAGATGGTATTGCACGGTGGAGCAAAGCTCAAACCTGACAATCCTGACTTTACCAGCCCATCGGTTTTCACAAGATCCCAAAATCTGTGTGTCACGTTCTGTGTCCatgacacagaaagaaaattcagatatattttaaatgaaattctaCTAAAAATATTCAAGCTCATAAGCCCCATTTTCCCTAAAAATCCTAACCctgcaggagaaaaaaaccctACAGTTTCTCTTctatcgtggctcaagagttaggagttcgccttgtaattggaaggttgccggttcgagccccggctcggacagtctcggtcgttgtgtccttgggcaagacacttcacccgttgcctactggtggtggtcagagggcccggtggcgccagtgtccggcagcctcgcctctgtcagtgcgccccagggtggctgtggctacaatgtagcttgccatcaccagtgtgtgaatgtgtgtgtgaatgggtggatgactggatatgtaaagcgctttggggtccttagggactaataaagcgctatataaatacaggccatttaccatttaccatcttcATTATTCTGCAGTGAGCCAGTTGTATGCTGCTACTAAGATAAATATCCCCTCAGACTTATCAGACTTACCATCTCTGTCCACAAGGGAAGATGGAGGGGCAATGGCTGCTCCACCCATGCCtgaaacagagacaaaaacagatcAAACAATCAGGCAAGTgggttttactttttgttttactttcaaaaTAACTTCAGTGATCAATTTATgataagaaaacaaagacaagtaATCTCTGGGAGGGGCACAAACCATCTAGGGTGTCAACTGATTTGAAATCACGAGACGCTAAATGTCTAAACAATGTGGATAAGGATCAGATCACAGattattttacttgcaaatCAGAGTCAAAacatcattcagtgtttcaagAACtcacttcttttcctcctctccttttcgtactcctcctcctcatccgaGTCTTCCTCTGCTGCCGGGAAACGAGAGAAACCACTGGGAGCTCCACTTTCGTGTCTGTCTTTCCTTTTCCTGCAGACACAACGCCCACATTCAGGATTTAGTTGTCTGcttcattcagttcatttctaAATCAAAGTAAAGATCCTCCAAATTCctgaaaactaataaataaaaatctattttaatcattttaaatgtggaaGAATAGAAAGCTTCAAGTATTTTATTTCATCTAGTTTGTCAATCTTTAGCTTGTATAATACATCGCCTACTGAGgagaatttaaaacaaaagaaaagaaaacagccatACTTTTCCCTCTCTTCAATTTCCTTCTGCCGCTCCTGCTCCCTCTGTCGCTGCCGTTCTTCTCTGTGACGCTTCACCACCTTCTCGTAGTCATTGGGGAACATGGGGTCATACTCGTCTGCTAAGGGGATCAGCACATCACTAGCAGAGAAGGCACTGGGGACTGCATCCTAAAGCAAGAACCAGCAACATATGAGTGAGATAAATGAGTTCCTTTACAATTTTTACACTGGACACTGTTATATTCTCCCTCTGCATCTTTGGCAAAGATCCAACtgaattaaatttttaaaaaaaattaaaaacagcaaaatacagACAACATGAAAGAACTGGTTGACAACATTACGCTATAGAATACTATATGTAATACTAAAGATAAAGCTGGATTTATGGCACATGAGGGGTGGATGAACGCAGGGGAAATGTGGTTTTTATACATGTTTACGCATATTAGACTGGTGATGTGATTCTTCAATTATCTTTATACCTGCAAAGCAAAGAGCAGTTGTTTTTaactaaagaaataaaacttaTTTCATTCCACCTTGCTCATCTCTACTGCAGCGCTGCCTCACTGTCACCCAGAAAGGAGCGACTGCAGCTCCACATACACTCATCACTGAACCATGACGACAGCCGTGTAAATCTGTTTCTTCCTGTCTCATGTAGAAACTGAGAATAAGCTTGAATTTAGTATCTGACCAGTGTCCAATAAAGAAGCAGTGGCTGCTGCTTATCAAACAAATcagcagatttattttaaaaacagcattcaGTCTCGACTTGATTTggaaacagttttatttgtagttCAGCAAATCTCATCATATCCGAGGAAGCATTGACTAAAAGAATCCTTGTAAAGCTTTCCAAAGGTTGCTGGTGTTACTCTACAAATATGCAACCTGTCTCAAAGTGAGCCTTTGCTTTTAACATTCAGCCTGCAAGCCACGATCAGAGAGAATGTGAACACACAGCAACGTCAGACACGATCACCACCAGCTTTGTCGTTATAAAAGACCGGGTCTAACAGATATTTAAGACTCAAGTAATGCTGCACAAACAGCATAATTTGTCCAGGTGTTTTTCAATATTTCCATACTGACCAACCCAGTAACAGTTTAACACTGGTCTTGAGTACCCATCCATAACAAACACTGTGAGCCGTACCTTGAGGCCAGCCGCAACATGTGGAGGAGCGTCTGTGATCTGTCGCTCATCACTGGAACTTCCTCTCTTAAGATCAATGACAGGCGCCAAGACGGTGGTCTGCTTCATCCGCTGGGtctacagaaaagaaaaaaaacaacaacaaaaaaaacagcataaacaaaacaaccaatTAACCTTGTTCTTCTTCTGATCAGTGACTGTAGAAatacatcaaacagaaaaccattTGCTCCACACTGGCATGACAGACAGTTGCTGCGGAtatgttggctgcacatcccaAACATGCTCTACTGAATTGTAATCTGGTGACTGCAGAGACCATTCGAGCACAGGGATCTCATTATCACATTC
The Astatotilapia calliptera chromosome 17, fAstCal1.2, whole genome shotgun sequence genome window above contains:
- the rbm17 gene encoding splicing factor 45, yielding MSLYDDLGVGASDTKTEGWSKNFKLLQSQLKVKKAALTQAKTQRMKQTTVLAPVIDLKRGSSSDERQITDAPPHVAAGLKDAVPSAFSASDVLIPLADEYDPMFPNDYEKVVKRHREERQRQREQERQKEIEEREKKRKDRHESGAPSGFSRFPAAEEDSDEEEEYEKERRKRSMGGAAIAPPSSLVDRDGSSFSYEDEGRPARGSKAAIPPPMYEDSDRPRSPPGPTSSFLANMGGTVAHKIMQKYGFKEGQGLGKHEQGLSTALSVEKTSKRGGKIIIGDAAEKPGSSQSGATETSGSAADSSKKSDANPLTEILKNPTKVVLLRNMVGRGEVDEDLEGETKEECEKYGKVVKCVIFEIAEVPDDEAVRIFLEFERVESAIKAVVDLNGRYFGGRVVKACFYNLDKFRVLDLGEQV